Genomic segment of Methanobrevibacter woesei:
AAGGGTAGGTTATCCACGTGTTACTGAGCCGTACGCCACGAATCTAAATTCGTTCAACTTGCATGGCTTAATCGAATCCCAATAGCAGTAGCATCTGCCAGGATCAAACAGAATTGAAAAAAGCAGATTTACATACTAATGAAGTACAAAAACTACATAAAGTAATAGACAGGATAATGCACAAAATTTGTTAACAAAAATTGTAACCAAATTTCACCACATCTACAAAACCAACATCATACCTGAAAAAATCAAGTACTCATAAAAACATGCATTATAAAAGATATATTCAGTAATGAAAATATCTGTATAATCATAATTAACTATAGCTACATGCGGAAAAGCAACCATCATAGCCAAAATTGCATAACACAATAAGCTTAGGTCATCGCCATATAACACATAGCACATCTAATAGTGAGGGAAGTTTTATACACAAATTCATTTTAAAAATATTGCAAAAATATTTTAATAAAACTAATAGCTAATTATATTTTAATAAAGCATGAATTAAAAATAATCAATCACTATCTATAAAAAATAGTAAAAAAGAAATGAAGTTAGGATAATAATTTAATGTAAATAATTTTTTAAAAGAAAATTCTAACTTTAACAACAAAAAAATAAAATTAATCTTATTATAAATATCTGGCAACAATAAAACTTGAAATTACAAAATCATATATAAAGTTATCTATTTACTTATATAACTCTAAAAAAAATAGTGAAAAATAAAAAAAAGAATAAAAAAATTAGTCTTTCTTCTTTATAACTGAAATTACTCTTGTTAAACTTCTATGCATTTTAATATGATACTGTTCCATTAGTTGAAAACCAACTTCATCAATCATCGGTTGGAGATCAACATAATGAGGACTTGCCATGCATAAAAAAGCATCATCCTTCATATTACTGTAAATTGAATGGAAAAATTCATTGAAGATTTCATCCCCATCAATATCTCCAGTTGATGTTGAAATCCCATATGGTGGATCAGTTACTACAGAATCAACTTTCTCATACATTTTAAGCTCGCGAACATCAACATTAAAAGTTCTATAATTTTCAATTCCACAGTACTCTAAATTAATAGCTGTCCCATTTTTCATTTTCCAATTAACATCAGAACCTGCAACTTTACATCCTATAAGACCTGCTTCAATTAGTATTCCTCCAGTACCACAAAATGGATCCAATACTAAATCTCCTTCACAAACACGTGATAAATTTACCATACATCTTGCTAATTTTGGACTCATGGATCCTGGGTAAAAGAAAGGTCTTTTATGAGGTTTAATCTCTTCAAAATGTTTTTTATTTAATTTAAATCTTTCAATAGCTAAAAATATATTATCCTGATATGCAACCAATCTTACCAAGGAATTTGGATTTTCTAATTTAACTTTAATATCAGTATCATTAACATTAGATAAAATAAGTGACCCTACTTCCCTTTCACAGCCTACAGTGTCAATATCAGAGCTAAATCTTTTCAATCTAACAGCAAAGTTATCTTTAATATACTCTTGCCAGTTTACTTTTAGGATTTCCTCTTCAAGAGATTCATATTTAAACTTAGATATAACTTCATGTACTTCATGAGTGTATCCCAATCTTCTAACGAATAGCTTATAATATTTTTCTAAATTTTCATCTGAGATATCTCTAAGTATAACTAAACCTTCAGTTATTATATCTAAAGTTCCTTCAATATTTTCACACTCAATAACTGCTTTTAATTCAGCAATTGGTAATTTAGGATGTTCCTGAGACTGTATAAATAGTAATTCCATAAATTCACCTTAAAATCCAAAAATTTTTGATACTTTCTTAATAAAAAAACTAGGAATTATCTTAAATAATAATCCTCTTTTAATAATTTCTTTTACAAGTACTGACTGATTATCCATATCTCCATATTTTGAGATTAACTGTTCACAATTATTTTCTTTCAATTTAATGAAGAAGTAATCTAAATCTTCATTAGAAAATATATTTAAAGTTTTTTGAACTTTAAATTGATATTTCAATTCCTTAAGATATTTTTTATAAAATTTTTTAGGATACTCCTTTAATAAATCTATATTATCCTGATTAATAGCTTTTATAATAATATCAG
This window contains:
- a CDS encoding TIGR01177 family methyltransferase, which produces MELLFIQSQEHPKLPIAELKAVIECENIEGTLDIITEGLVILRDISDENLEKYYKLFVRRLGYTHEVHEVISKFKYESLEEEILKVNWQEYIKDNFAVRLKRFSSDIDTVGCEREVGSLILSNVNDTDIKVKLENPNSLVRLVAYQDNIFLAIERFKLNKKHFEEIKPHKRPFFYPGSMSPKLARCMVNLSRVCEGDLVLDPFCGTGGILIEAGLIGCKVAGSDVNWKMKNGTAINLEYCGIENYRTFNVDVRELKMYEKVDSVVTDPPYGISTSTGDIDGDEIFNEFFHSIYSNMKDDAFLCMASPHYVDLQPMIDEVGFQLMEQYHIKMHRSLTRVISVIKKKD